The DNA region TGAACCAGAGCAAATCGAACATCATTCCGAAACAGAAAATTACGTGGGATTTGGGACTCCAAACTTGGGTGTTGTTGGGTCCTCTTTAGTGGTACCTCCAGCCTCTTCTAATGCCTGGAATGACGTGGAAATTCTAAAGTGTGTGAAGAAAGGGGTGAGTAGACCTTCGAAACGAAGCTCTCTAGAGAGATTGGCTCTGGATTGTGCAAAGCCTgtacaaacaaaacaaaaaagaggTCGAAAACCCAAATCCCAAACCGGGCCCTCTATCCTTCGTGAGATTTCTGAGGGAGGTGGGGGTGTCGATCCTGAATTAGCAGAGATTCAGGCTTCTGCAGCAAGTACCGGCTCAGGCAGATATCTCACTAGGGCGCTAAAAGTATGGTATTTGGGGAAATCAGCTGGCTTATCTTATCCTGGGTCTGATGAGGATGCTATTAAAGGCTTAGCAGAAGAGTTAAAAGAGGATCAACCTCCCCTCACCGTATAGATGGGTCGCTTTAGACGATGGATTACATGGAACGTTAGAGGTATGGGGAGTGCTGAAAAAAGGAGATCTATAAAAGATGTTCTGAAGAAGGTAAAATTTGAAGTACTACTGATTCAAGAAACTAAATTGGGTGATAGTAGTAGCAGAACAGGGGAGCGGTTTGCAAAATCCCTCAATTTTAAATTCGCTGAAGTTTTGGCAGTAGGCTCTGCGGGGGGCCTTCTTTCTTGTTGGGATCCTGCTATTATCAATGTCTCAGAGGTGATCAAAGAGCAAAATTATATCCTTCTAGTGGCACAGGTACCTTCCTTACAATATAAAATCTGCATTGGCAACATTTATGGTCCCAAGTCTATGTCATCTCGAAGGGAAGTGTTCACCAAATTGGTTGAGGAAATTGAAAGATTAGATATATGCTACTGTCTGGGTGGGGATCTCAATGGTACTTTGAATCATGGTGAAAGGAGAGGGATGCTTGATGAAGTTGACCCCAATCTTGGTGATTTGGTTTCTAGTTTGAATTTAATTGATTTGCCACTGGCTAATGCGGACTTCACATGGTTTAGCTCGAGGTTTGGCGGAATTTGGAGTCGACTAGACCGATGGTTACTCAGCGAGATGATTATGCGTGACCTTGAAGGGGTAAATCAATCTGCTGAATCCTGGGGCTTGTCCGATCATAGGGCCAAATCACTATCTATGGGTGCAGTAGACTTTGGACCCAAACCTTTTAAATTTTACAACTC from Lotus japonicus ecotype B-129 chromosome 2, LjGifu_v1.2 includes:
- the LOC130737151 gene encoding uncharacterized protein LOC130737151; this translates as MGRFRRWITWNVRGMGSAEKRRSIKDVLKKVKFEVLLIQETKLGDSSSRTGERFAKSLNFKFAEVLAVGSAGGLLSCWDPAIINVSEVIKEQNYILLVAQVPSLQYKICIGNIYGPKSMSSRREVFTKLVEEIERLDICYCLGGDLNGTLNHGERRGMLDEVDPNLGDLVSSLNLIDLPLANADFTWFSSRFGGIWSRLDRWLLSEMIMRDLEGVNQSAESWGLSDHRAKSLSMGAVDFGPKPFKFYNSWMMEEDFNDLVKSWWNSPLLAEWAGANLHDKLKV